A stretch of the Taeniopygia guttata chromosome 3, bTaeGut7.mat, whole genome shotgun sequence genome encodes the following:
- the ABCB10 gene encoding ATP-binding cassette sub-family B member 10, mitochondrial, with amino-acid sequence MGGGGGSEAPPPPPPAADPRGGDLRPQQQPGCRAGRMAGYAPRLPWLLPLLRRAAPPPWARAAAAAAGLRAPPRPPGRCGAHPLPPPPPLPPGSPSYRRRLLPAAAAAGGTPRSLSTAAGAEPPRGTAGAPPRFEARRLLALAHPERRRLTAAVGFLAVSSVITMSAPFFMGKVIDIIYTNPSEDFTDSLTSLCALLSGIFLCGGAANATRVYLMQTAGQRIVNRLRATMFSSIVKQEIAFFDKTRTGELINRLSSDTALLGRSVTENLSDGLRAGAQASVGVGMMFFVSPSLAAFVLSVVPPLAVLAVIYGRYLRKLTKMTQDSLAEATQLAEERIGNIRTVRAFGQEVTEMEKYTNKVDYVLQLAKKEALARAGFFGATGLSGNLIVLSVLYKGGLLMGSAYMTVGELSSFLMYAFWVGISIGGLSSFYSELMKGLGAGGRLWELIERKPQLPFNEGITLGKDVFRGALEFKNVEFAYPTRPEVSIFKDFSLSIPAGSVMALVGPSGTGKSTIVSLLLRLYDPISGTITVDGFDIRQLNPLWFRTKIGTVSQEPILFSCSIAENIAYGAEDPSTVTAEEIQKVAEIANAASFIRDFPKGFDTVVGEKGILLSGGQKQRIAIARALLKNPKILLLDEATSALDAENEYLVQEALDRLMEGRTVLIIAHRLSTIQNADSVAVLGQGKILECGKHEELLANPNGLFRKLMQKQAFLQNNDTFALDLQSRENDILKENV; translated from the exons atgggcggcggcggcggctcggaggcgcctcctcctcctcctcccgccgcAGACCCGCGCGGCGGGGACCTGCGACCGCAGCAGCAGCCCGGGTGCCGCGCCGGCCGCATGGCGGGCTACGCGCCGcgcctgccctggctgctgccgctgctgcgcCGGGCGGCGCCGCCCCCATGGGCTCGGgcggccgccgcggccgccgggcTCCGCGCtccgccgcgcccgcccggcAGGTGCGGGGCGCACcccctgccgccgccgccgccgctgccgccgggcTCCCCGTCCTatcgccgccgcctcctccccgCCGCGGCGGCAGCGGGCGGCACCCCGCGCTCCCTGAGCAccgcggcgggcgcggagccgccgcgggGGACTGCGGGCGCTCCGCCGCGCTTCGAGGCTCGGAGGCTGCTGGCCCTGGCGCACCCCGAGCGCCGGAGACTGACAG CTGCTGTTGGCTTTCTGGCAGTTTCCAGTGTCATTACCATGTCAGCTCCTTTCTTTATGGGGAAAGTTATTGACATCATTTATACAAATCCCAGTGAGGATTTCACTGACAGCCTGACCAGCCTGTGTGCCTTGCTGAGTGGAATCTTTTTATGTGGTGGTGCTGCTAATGCTACACGTGTCTACCTCATGCAGACTGCAG GACAAAGAATTGTGAATCGTTTGAGAGCAACCATGTTCTCCTCTATTGTGAAGCAAGAAATAGCTTTCTTTGACAAGACCAGAACAGGAGAGCTGATAAATCGCTTATCTTCAGATACAGCCCTTTTGGGCCGCTCAGTGACTGAAAACCTTTCAGatgggctcagggcaggagcaCAAGCATCCGTGGGGGTTGGAATGATG TTTTTTGTTTCCCCTAGCCTTGCTGCATTTGTTCTGAGTGTTGTGCCACCCttggctgtcctggctgtgatTTATGGCAGATACTTGCGAAAGCTTACTAAAATGACTCAAGATTCACTTGCAGAAGCAACACAG TTAGCTGAAGAACGGATTGGAAACATCAGAACAGTTCGAGCTTTTGGGCAAGAAGTGACTGAAATGGAGAAGTATACAAATAAAGTTGATTATGTGCTGCAGCTGGCTAAAAAAGAGGCACTAGCTCGGGCAGGCTTCTTCGGAGCA ACTGGCCTTTCTGGGAACTTAATTGTGCTCTCAGTGTTATACAAAGGAGGATTACTAATGGGCAGTGCCTACATGACAGTTGGTGAACTCTCATCTTTCCTCATGTATGCTTTCTGGGTTGGCATAAGCATTGGAG GTCTAAGTTCCTTTTATTCTGAGCTCATGAAAGGTCTAGGTGCTGGTGGACGTCTTTGGGAACTTATTGAAAGAAAGCCCCAACTTCCATTTAATG AGGGAATCACATTAGGCAAAGACGTATTCAGAGGTGCTTTGGAATTCAAAAATGTTGAATTTGCCTATCCAACACGTCCAGAAGTATCAATTTTCAAAGATTTCAGCCTTTCCATTCCAGCTGGCTCTGTTATGGCTCTTGTTGGCCCAAGTGGTACAGGGAAATCGACGATTGTATCCCTTCTGCTGCGGCTGTATGATCCAATCTCAG GTACTATCACTGTCGATGGCTTCGATATCCGTCAATTAAATCCACTGTGGTTCAGGACAAAGATTGGAACAGTAAGTCag GAACCAATTCTCTTCTCCTGTTCTATTGCTGAAAATATTGCCTATGGTGCAGAGGATCCTTCTACTGTGACTGCAGAGGAGATTCAGAAAGTTGCTGAAATAGCTAATGCTGCTAGTTTTATCAGAGATTTTCCAAAAGGGTTTGACACTGTAGTTGGAGAAAAAGGCATTTTGCTTTCAG GTGGACAGAAGCAACGAATTGCAATTGCTCGAGCTCTGCTCAAG aatcctaaaattcttcTGTTAGATGAAGCAACAAg TGCTTTGGATGCTGAAAATGAGTATCTAGTGCAAGAGGCTCTGGACCGGCTGATGGAAGGGAGGACAGTCCTAATTATTGCTCATCGTCTGTCTACTATTCAAAATGCAGATTCTGTTGCAGTCCTTGGCCAGGGTAAAATTCTTGAATGTGGGAAACATGAGGAACTACTTGCAAATCCAAATGGACTTTTCAGGAAACTGATGCAGAAACAAGCTTTTCTTCAGAATAATGATACTTTTGCATTAGATTTACAATCCAGAGAAAATgatatattaaaagaaaacgTATGA